In Gemmatimonadaceae bacterium, the following proteins share a genomic window:
- a CDS encoding nuclear transport factor 2 family protein, protein MRLRSLRCIRWTVRLHSRSLARATARAVVHATAPALACAVAASATLATPERLHAQGATPDKGARDSVVAVVQEFFRSMHDNDPAAAQRIMVDNGASFATRLSGDSAIMRSASFASHFDRLRAAKDTVLERMWDPTVHVHGSVAVVWTPYDLFVNGRFSHCGIDAFTLVRAGRTWKVASVSYTVEPAGCKPSPLGPPASR, encoded by the coding sequence ATGCGCTTACGCTCGCTTCGCTGCATCCGCTGGACCGTACGCCTGCACTCGCGCTCACTCGCGCGCGCCACGGCACGTGCCGTCGTGCACGCCACAGCGCCTGCTCTCGCCTGCGCAGTCGCTGCATCGGCGACGCTCGCCACTCCCGAGCGGCTTCACGCGCAGGGGGCGACACCCGACAAGGGGGCGCGCGACTCGGTGGTGGCCGTGGTGCAGGAGTTCTTCCGGTCCATGCACGACAACGATCCCGCCGCCGCCCAGCGCATCATGGTCGACAACGGCGCGTCATTCGCCACTCGGCTCTCCGGGGACTCGGCCATCATGCGAAGCGCCAGCTTTGCCTCGCACTTCGATCGCCTGCGCGCCGCCAAGGACACCGTCCTCGAGCGCATGTGGGACCCCACGGTGCACGTGCATGGGTCGGTCGCCGTGGTGTGGACGCCGTACGACCTGTTCGTCAACGGCCGCTTTTCGCACTGCGGCATCGACGCCTTCACGCTCGTGCGCGCGGGGCGCACCTGGAAGGTCGCGTCGGTGTCGTACACGGTGGAACCCGCGGGGTGCAAGCCGTCACCGCTCGGACCTCCCGCCTCGCGTTAG